A genome region from Manis pentadactyla isolate mManPen7 chromosome 5, mManPen7.hap1, whole genome shotgun sequence includes the following:
- the UTP3 gene encoding something about silencing protein 10 — protein MVGRSRRRGAAKWAAVRAKAGRGLADENEDDFELPPSPGDSSYYQDKVDDFHEARSRAALAKGWNEVESGEEVDGDEEEEVLALDTAGEDEDGESAGDEVEEEEDGGSSVQGEAEAALDLSLSWGQKKKLYYDTDYGSKSRGRQNQQEVEEEEKEEEEEAQLIQRRLAQALQEDDFGVTWVEAFAKPVPQVGEAETRVVKDLAKVSVKEKLKMLRKESPELLELIEDLKVKLTEVKDELEPLLQLVEQGIIPPGKGSQYLRNKYNLYLNYCSNISFYLILKAKRVPAHGHPVIERLVTYRNLINKLSLVDQKLSSEIRHLLKLKDDAGKKGLKLTVKSTKAKPKSVGETAASAVTDLSDDDFDEEAALKYYKEMEARQKLKRKKEENSTEEQAFEYRSAKRAITKQIAKNRGLTPRRKKIDRNPRVKHREKFRRAKIRRRGQVREVRREEQRYSGELSGIRAGVKKSIKLK, from the coding sequence ATGGTGGGGAGATCCCGGAGGCGTGGAGCGGCCAAGTGGGCAGCTGTGCGAGCCAAGGCAGGTCGCGGCCTAGCGGACGAAAATGAAGATGATTTCGAATTACCGCCCTCACCAGGTGACTCCAGCTACTACCAAGATAAGGTAGATGATTTCCATGAGGCCAGATCCCGGGCCGCCTTGGCTAAGGGCTGGAACGAAGTAGAAAGTGGGGAGGAGGTGGATGGCGATGAGGAAGAGGAGGTGCTAGCCCTAGATACTGCCGGTGAGGACGAAGACGGAGAGAGTGCGGGCgatgaggtggaggaggaggaggacggtGGGAGCTCCGTGCAGGGGGAAGCTGAGGCCGCCTTGGATCTCAGCTTGTCATGGGGTCAGAAGAAAAAACTTTACTATGACACGGACTATGGTTCCAAGTCCCGAGGTCGGCAGAACCAACAagaagtggaggaggaggaaaaagaggaggaggaggaggcacagcTTATTCAGCGGCGCCTAGCCCAAGCCCTGCAAGAGGACGATTTTGGGGTCACCTGGGTGGAAGCCTTTGCAAAACCAGTGCCTCAGGTAGGTGAGGCAGAGACACGGGTAGTGAAGGATTTGGCAAAAGTTTCAGTGAAAGAGAAGCTGAAAATGCTGCGAAAGGAATCACCAGAGCTCTTGGAGCTGATAGAAGACCTGAAAGTTAAGTTGACAGAGGTGAAAGATGAGCTGGAGCCATTGCTACAGTTGGTGGAGCAAGGGATCATTCCACCTGGAAAAGGAAGCCAATACCTGAGGAACAAGTACAACCTCTATTTGAACTACTGCTCCAACATCAGTTTTTATTTGATACTGAAAGCTAAGAGAGTCCCTGCTCATGGACATCCTGTCATCGAAAGGCTTGTTACCTATCGAAATTTGATCAACAAGCTGTCACTTGTGGATCAGAAGCTGTCCTCTGAGATTCGCCATCTACTTAAACTTAAGGATGATGCTGGAAAGAAAGGACTGAAGCTAACAGTGAAATCCACCAAGGCCAAGCCAAAATCTGTTGGAGAGACTGCTGCTTCAGCTGTTACAGATCTGTCTGATGATGATTTTGATGAAGAAGCTGCACTGAAATATTataaagaaatggaagccagGCAAAAgttgaagagaaagaaagaagaaaatagtacTGAAGAACAGGCTTTTGAATATCGAAGTGCAAAGCGAGCCATTACCAAGCAGATTGCTAAAAATAGAGGACTAACACCTAGGAGAAAGAAGATTGATCGTAATCCCAGAGTGAAACACAGGGAAAAGTTCAGAAGAGCCAAAATTCGGAGAAGAGGCCAGGTTCGGGAAGTTCGTAGAGAAGAGCAACGTTACAGTGGTGAACTATCTGGTATTCGTGCAGGAGTTAAAAAGAGCATTAAGCTTAAATGA